The proteins below come from a single Natrinema sp. SYSU A 869 genomic window:
- a CDS encoding RNA polymerase Rpb4 family protein produces the protein MTIFKEIVDEEFLTVSETKELLADIEAERAMDEDRELRYELARAIEHANRFAVLEPEEAQTLVDDLLDIEKVDEPTAYKIANLLPQDRDELRSVYAQQRYSLSGDELDEILNVVAQYA, from the coding sequence CAAAGAGATCGTCGACGAGGAGTTCCTGACGGTCTCGGAGACGAAGGAGCTGCTCGCCGACATCGAAGCCGAACGTGCGATGGACGAGGATCGCGAGCTGCGCTACGAGCTCGCGCGAGCGATCGAACACGCGAACCGATTCGCCGTCCTCGAGCCCGAGGAGGCCCAGACGCTCGTCGACGACCTGCTGGACATCGAGAAGGTTGACGAGCCGACGGCCTACAAGATCGCTAACCTGCTGCCACAGGACCGGGACGAACTCCGGTCGGTGTACGCACAGCAGCGGTACTCGCTGTCGGGGGACGAACTCGACGAGATTCTCAACGTCGTCGCGCAGTACGCCTGA
- a CDS encoding DUF655 domain-containing protein translates to MSEADGDETDVRRAVVLDYLAHGLSDDGRPQYAKSPAGYAVGIDDFQLYQVAFDEDERLTIGSEVVVEPPAERDIVTECHRVEYEDLSSGAQSELEYVVADLVEENEERFVDFYNDAQPITLRLHQLNLLPGIGKKLRNGILDERKRKPFESFEELSDRVSGLHDPDEILVDRILEELRDDDLKYQTFVGRREQEQNQ, encoded by the coding sequence ATGAGCGAAGCCGATGGCGACGAGACGGACGTTCGGCGCGCGGTTGTGTTGGACTACCTCGCACACGGTCTGTCGGACGACGGCCGACCGCAGTACGCAAAGTCACCGGCAGGCTACGCTGTCGGCATCGATGACTTCCAGCTCTATCAGGTCGCGTTCGACGAGGACGAGCGGCTCACGATCGGCAGCGAAGTCGTCGTCGAACCGCCGGCCGAACGCGACATCGTTACCGAGTGTCACCGCGTCGAGTACGAGGACCTCTCCTCAGGTGCCCAGTCGGAACTCGAGTACGTCGTTGCCGACCTCGTCGAGGAGAACGAAGAGCGGTTCGTCGACTTCTACAACGATGCCCAGCCGATCACGCTGCGACTACACCAGCTAAACCTGCTGCCGGGGATCGGCAAGAAGCTCCGCAACGGCATCTTAGACGAGCGAAAGCGCAAACCCTTCGAGAGTTTCGAGGAGCTGTCCGATCGCGTCTCCGGGCTCCACGACCCCGATGAAATCCTCGTCGATCGCATTCTCGAGGAACTGCGCGACGACGACCTGAAGTATCAGACGTTCGTGGGTCGGCGCGAACAGGAACAGAACCAGTAG
- a CDS encoding 16S ribosomal RNA methyltransferase A, with product MRDPDGLIARAGVRGDPDRDQHFLVDDRVLDRLPTYLEEIDADTSHLLEIGGGTGALTDRLLAVGDEVTVVERDRELAAFLREEFAEEIDAGELTVIEGDALEVELPDFSASVSNLPYGVSSEIAFRLFPEKKPLILMFQQEFAERMVAESGTSEYGRLSVSSQHYADIELVESIPKEAFSPPPAVQSAVIRAIPRDPDYAVEDEEFFLRFVKALFTQRRKTIRNAIRNTAHISGLAEPEAVVDAADEDVLRKRAGAMAPAEFAALAQLARDVGEPTDG from the coding sequence ATGAGAGATCCAGACGGACTGATCGCCCGGGCCGGCGTCCGCGGCGATCCGGACCGCGACCAGCACTTCCTCGTCGACGATCGCGTGCTGGACCGGCTGCCGACCTATCTCGAGGAGATCGATGCCGATACGAGCCACCTGCTCGAGATTGGCGGCGGAACGGGCGCGCTGACTGACCGGTTGCTTGCGGTCGGCGATGAGGTGACCGTCGTCGAGCGCGACCGCGAACTCGCCGCGTTCCTGCGCGAGGAGTTCGCCGAGGAGATCGACGCCGGCGAGTTAACCGTGATCGAGGGCGATGCTCTCGAGGTCGAACTCCCCGACTTCTCGGCGTCGGTGTCGAACCTTCCCTACGGCGTCTCGAGCGAGATCGCGTTCCGGCTGTTTCCAGAAAAGAAACCGCTCATTTTGATGTTTCAACAGGAGTTCGCCGAGCGGATGGTCGCAGAGTCGGGAACGAGCGAGTACGGTCGGCTCTCGGTCTCGAGTCAGCACTACGCGGATATCGAACTCGTCGAGTCGATTCCCAAGGAAGCGTTTTCGCCGCCGCCGGCGGTCCAGAGCGCGGTGATTCGAGCGATTCCGCGCGATCCCGATTACGCGGTCGAGGATGAGGAGTTCTTCCTGCGGTTCGTCAAGGCGCTGTTCACCCAGCGCCGGAAGACGATCCGCAACGCGATCCGGAACACGGCGCACATTTCCGGGCTTGCGGAGCCTGAAGCGGTCGTCGATGCGGCGGACGAGGACGTGCTGAGAAAGCGGGCCGGTGCGATGGCTCCGGCTGAGTTCGCCGCGCTGGCCCAGCTTGCGAGAGACGTCGGCGAGCCTACTGACGGCTGA
- a CDS encoding mechanosensitive ion channel family protein codes for MLGFLTRLNWLSELFPTTPLKLAVSFVAVGLIVAVLLAYQRVHAWMAERVRPLYADVVSMALLISACAVSTAVVTGVWGRTDEIQQLYLDDPSGNTVPRAIFSFILLVLTVIVARFVRRVIEEVMDSTAVVTEHQRQVTHRLSQVIIWSVSLVVILGIWIEDLGSLLVGAGFLGIVLGMAARQTLGTVLAGFVLMFARPFEIGDWIEIEDDEGIVTDISIINTRIRSFDGEYIMIPNDVIASSMVTNRSKRGRLRLEVEVGVDYGTDVERAADLVEDALDDIDEVLSAPSPQVVGKSFGDSAVLLGVRFWIDKPSARRYWTARTAAIDAIKRAFEAEDIKIPFPQRELSGRAETGGFRIADEGTTTSSEDTDGKSREHRMTTLEKDE; via the coding sequence ATGCTCGGATTCCTGACGCGGCTCAACTGGCTGTCGGAGCTGTTCCCAACGACGCCGCTAAAACTCGCGGTGTCGTTCGTCGCAGTCGGACTCATTGTCGCCGTGTTGCTCGCCTATCAGCGGGTTCATGCATGGATGGCCGAGCGAGTGAGGCCGCTGTACGCCGATGTCGTTTCGATGGCCCTTCTCATCAGCGCGTGTGCGGTCAGTACCGCCGTCGTCACGGGCGTTTGGGGTCGAACCGACGAGATCCAGCAGCTCTATCTGGACGACCCGAGCGGAAACACCGTTCCGCGCGCGATCTTTTCGTTCATTCTGCTCGTGCTGACGGTCATCGTGGCGCGGTTCGTCCGCCGGGTAATCGAGGAGGTGATGGACTCGACTGCGGTTGTCACCGAACACCAGCGGCAGGTCACCCACCGCCTCTCGCAGGTCATCATCTGGTCGGTCTCGCTCGTCGTCATTTTAGGCATCTGGATCGAAGATCTCGGCAGCCTGCTCGTCGGGGCCGGCTTCCTCGGGATCGTCCTCGGGATGGCCGCCAGGCAGACGCTCGGAACCGTGCTCGCGGGGTTCGTCCTGATGTTCGCCCGCCCCTTCGAGATCGGTGATTGGATCGAAATCGAGGACGACGAGGGGATCGTCACCGACATCTCGATCATCAACACGCGTATCCGGTCGTTCGACGGGGAGTACATCATGATCCCCAACGACGTCATCGCCTCGAGCATGGTGACCAATCGCTCGAAGCGGGGCCGACTGCGACTCGAGGTCGAGGTTGGCGTCGACTACGGAACCGACGTGGAACGGGCTGCCGACCTCGTGGAGGACGCACTCGACGACATAGACGAGGTGCTGTCCGCGCCGTCGCCGCAGGTGGTTGGCAAGTCCTTCGGTGACTCTGCGGTCCTGCTCGGTGTGCGGTTCTGGATCGACAAACCGAGCGCCAGACGCTACTGGACGGCCCGGACCGCTGCGATCGATGCGATCAAGCGAGCCTTCGAAGCCGAAGACATCAAAATCCCGTTCCCACAGCGCGAACTCTCCGGGCGGGCCGAGACAGGCGGGTTCCGGATCGCCGACGAGGGAACGACGACATCGTCCGAAGATACCGACGGCAAATCACGAGAACACCGCATGACGACACTGGAGAAAGACGAATGA